A single genomic interval of Polyangium spumosum harbors:
- a CDS encoding FG-GAP repeat domain-containing protein: protein MRRRFGILVLSSSAAVLVAALGQGCGDGGSSTGGAGASGSATGTGGMGGASSSSGTGGDDTLFDAGSCPPGEACDGGVCAGGVCCVVELACGDACCGGGQVCSFQKCVAPGASCAESGDCAAGEYCELSLGDPQGGDAGMDAGCMGGAALPSGKCLPKPPTCAPGMPPPEPGAPLTCLESCQYKPAPSTFAPELKFAWGGLLAPPYSTDVMMSPIVIELDDDDCDGKVTAKDIPEIVFATFTNGNYQGAGVLHAISVVGGQVVEKWSAAGIHPTKQLAGGNIDGAPGNEVVGCAEGVDGGVRALRGDGTELWATPPMRCFMPTIADVDGDGTVEVVVEDGILDGATGVMEAPFSAPLASSFVVSDVTGDGALDIVTGSQAFDAKGVLLVDTQTANGSNFYATQDWKSPWPAVADFDADGKPEVVVVDNLNHALVVWRYDAAAPGGFTIVRPALDINGPLSPSLCPAGSWGNTHGGGPPTIADFNGDGTPDVAMAGGVGYAVLDGKKLVDPAVQGVDTFLWIKQTSDCSSASTGSTVFDFDGDGKAEVVYSDQQRLRVYEGPTGEVLWERCNTTATLIENPVVADVDNDGHADIVAVSNAYGQASASLQCNDGAANAQSGVRIFGDTAGKWVRTRRVWNEHAYHITNVEEDGTIPTKEPPNYLQPGLNNFRQNKQPGSEFAAPDAIVSVGPFCGGPYALVAVVRNVGEASLPAGVVVGFYKGNHPNGELLGQATTSKVLYPAESESVVLPLAAAPGDVTNGQTPIYAVVDDVGAPPHPTWTECRTDNNVSASASGACNSPK from the coding sequence ATGCGACGAAGGTTTGGCATCCTGGTTCTTTCTTCATCCGCCGCGGTCTTGGTGGCGGCGCTGGGTCAAGGGTGTGGCGACGGCGGCTCGTCGACGGGCGGCGCGGGGGCCTCGGGCAGCGCGACCGGGACGGGGGGCATGGGAGGCGCGAGCTCGTCGTCGGGCACGGGCGGCGACGACACGCTCTTCGACGCAGGGAGCTGCCCGCCCGGCGAGGCGTGTGACGGCGGCGTATGCGCGGGCGGCGTGTGCTGCGTGGTGGAGCTCGCGTGTGGCGACGCGTGTTGCGGCGGCGGTCAGGTCTGCTCGTTCCAGAAGTGCGTGGCGCCGGGGGCGAGCTGCGCCGAGTCGGGCGACTGCGCGGCGGGGGAATATTGCGAGCTCTCGCTCGGCGACCCGCAGGGCGGGGACGCCGGCATGGACGCGGGGTGCATGGGCGGGGCGGCTCTGCCCTCGGGCAAATGCCTGCCGAAGCCGCCGACGTGCGCGCCCGGCATGCCCCCGCCCGAGCCCGGGGCGCCGCTCACGTGCCTCGAGAGTTGTCAGTACAAACCCGCGCCCTCGACCTTCGCGCCGGAGCTGAAGTTCGCCTGGGGTGGGCTGCTCGCGCCGCCCTACTCGACGGACGTGATGATGTCGCCGATCGTGATCGAGCTCGACGACGACGACTGCGACGGGAAGGTCACGGCGAAGGACATCCCGGAGATCGTGTTCGCGACGTTCACGAACGGCAACTACCAGGGCGCGGGCGTGCTGCACGCGATCAGCGTCGTGGGCGGGCAGGTCGTGGAGAAATGGTCCGCAGCCGGCATTCACCCGACGAAGCAGCTCGCGGGCGGGAACATCGACGGCGCGCCGGGCAACGAGGTCGTGGGCTGCGCCGAGGGCGTCGACGGCGGCGTGCGCGCGCTGCGCGGCGACGGCACCGAGCTCTGGGCGACGCCGCCGATGCGCTGCTTCATGCCCACGATCGCGGACGTCGACGGCGACGGGACGGTGGAGGTCGTCGTCGAGGACGGCATCCTCGACGGCGCGACGGGCGTGATGGAAGCGCCGTTCTCGGCGCCGCTCGCGAGCTCGTTCGTCGTGAGCGACGTGACCGGCGACGGCGCGCTCGACATCGTGACGGGCAGCCAGGCCTTCGACGCGAAGGGCGTGCTGCTCGTCGACACGCAGACGGCGAACGGGAGCAACTTCTACGCGACGCAGGACTGGAAGAGCCCCTGGCCGGCGGTCGCCGATTTCGACGCCGACGGCAAGCCCGAGGTGGTCGTCGTGGACAACCTGAACCACGCGCTCGTCGTGTGGCGGTACGACGCGGCGGCGCCGGGGGGCTTCACGATCGTGCGCCCCGCGCTCGACATCAATGGCCCGCTCTCGCCCTCGCTTTGCCCTGCGGGGAGCTGGGGCAACACGCACGGCGGGGGCCCGCCCACGATCGCCGATTTCAATGGGGATGGGACGCCGGACGTGGCGATGGCCGGCGGCGTGGGGTATGCGGTGCTCGACGGCAAGAAGCTCGTCGACCCGGCCGTGCAGGGGGTCGATACGTTTTTGTGGATCAAGCAGACGAGTGATTGCTCGAGCGCGTCGACGGGCAGCACGGTCTTCGATTTCGACGGCGACGGCAAGGCCGAGGTCGTGTATTCGGACCAGCAGCGCCTGCGGGTCTACGAGGGCCCGACGGGGGAGGTGCTCTGGGAGCGGTGCAACACGACGGCGACCTTGATCGAGAACCCGGTCGTGGCGGACGTGGACAACGACGGGCACGCCGACATCGTGGCCGTGTCGAACGCGTACGGGCAGGCGAGCGCCTCGCTGCAATGCAACGACGGCGCGGCGAACGCGCAGTCGGGCGTGCGGATCTTCGGCGACACCGCGGGCAAGTGGGTGCGCACGCGGCGGGTGTGGAACGAGCACGCCTACCATATCACGAACGTCGAGGAGGACGGGACGATCCCGACGAAGGAGCCGCCGAACTACCTCCAGCCGGGCCTCAACAATTTCCGCCAGAACAAGCAGCCGGGAAGCGAGTTCGCCGCGCCGGACGCGATCGTGTCGGTGGGCCCATTCTGCGGCGGGCCGTACGCGCTCGTGGCGGTCGTGCGCAACGTGGGCGAGGCCTCGCTGCCCGCGGGCGTGGTCGTCGGGTTTTACAAGGGAAACCACCCGAACGGCGAGCTCCTCGGGCAGGCGACGACCTCGAAGGTGCTGTATCCGGCGGAGTCCGAGTCGGTCGTGCTCCCGCTCGCCGCGGCGCCGGGTGATGTCACGAACGGACAAACCCCGATCTACGCCGTCGTCGACGACGTGGGCGCGCCGCCGCACCCGACGTGGACCGAGTGCCGGACGGACAACAACGTGTCGGCCTCTGCGAGCGGCGCCTGCAATTCGCCGAAATGA
- a CDS encoding NYN domain-containing protein — translation MPQVERIRTALFVDFDNIYLGLHRVDPEAAEVFATEPTRWLAWMERGLIGKSQSSEPGRTPLSVLVRKCYLNPKTFHKYRPYFTRAAFEVVDCPPLTSLGKTSSDIRMVMDILDTLGHPTRFDEFVIMSGDADFTPVLLRLRAHDRRTVVVAVGYAASAYIAACDRLITEDRFIEDTLRVATESGEGFETTALSLRERSFSMFPSASIAPPPASLPAGDAGAELLSQMAAAVVGAARAAGSLPAASLPRVYRRFQEFSAASDWLGFKSLRALTEELCRRDGRLRIIEDEAESWRVTADPAGPVPSSLTSPASPPQIVPPPPPMPAPMSSSMSSPMSSPAPSVPVPSSPNVQLSATIESSPDTLARPSDLRAEIVRVLRDFVSSSPRPVTMASASQEVIRRLGNVVVDSRWAGTGSFKDLLLHASDPGFVVHTASPGHLFDPTRHEAPPAESEDWPPPSRDEFWGVLRRVHEITGVPVLRPPEFGLLFRTIADILGKSAFQVTATSKSVRDALLAEGHSVSRSAVTFVLRGIMYGGLPLHEAPKPWGARLLAEAFQRNVLAMCEDAELNLSAAERAAIERWLIGGIEEAPPADETIVSGTTQELKV, via the coding sequence ATGCCTCAAGTCGAGCGGATCAGAACCGCGCTTTTCGTCGATTTCGACAACATCTACCTCGGGCTCCATCGGGTCGATCCGGAGGCCGCCGAGGTCTTCGCCACCGAGCCCACGCGCTGGCTCGCGTGGATGGAGCGGGGCCTCATCGGCAAGTCGCAGAGCAGCGAGCCGGGCAGGACGCCGCTCTCGGTCCTCGTCCGCAAGTGCTACCTGAACCCGAAGACGTTCCACAAGTACCGGCCCTACTTCACGCGCGCCGCGTTCGAGGTCGTCGATTGCCCGCCCCTCACCTCGCTGGGCAAGACGAGCTCCGACATCCGCATGGTCATGGACATCCTCGACACGCTCGGCCACCCGACGCGCTTCGACGAGTTCGTGATCATGTCGGGCGACGCCGACTTCACGCCCGTATTGTTGCGCCTCCGCGCCCACGACCGGCGCACCGTGGTCGTGGCCGTCGGTTATGCGGCCTCGGCCTACATCGCCGCGTGCGACAGGCTCATCACCGAGGACCGGTTCATCGAGGATACGCTGCGCGTCGCGACCGAGAGCGGCGAGGGGTTCGAGACGACCGCGCTCTCCCTGCGCGAGCGCTCGTTTTCGATGTTCCCCTCGGCCTCCATCGCGCCTCCGCCGGCCTCGTTGCCCGCCGGCGACGCGGGCGCGGAGCTGCTCTCACAGATGGCCGCGGCCGTCGTGGGCGCCGCGCGCGCGGCCGGGAGCCTGCCCGCCGCGAGCCTGCCGCGCGTCTACCGCCGCTTCCAGGAGTTCTCCGCCGCGAGCGACTGGCTCGGCTTCAAGAGCCTGCGCGCCCTCACCGAGGAGCTCTGCCGCCGCGACGGCCGCCTGCGGATCATCGAGGACGAGGCCGAGAGCTGGCGCGTCACGGCCGACCCGGCCGGGCCCGTGCCGTCGTCGCTCACCTCGCCCGCGTCCCCTCCGCAGATCGTCCCGCCGCCGCCGCCGATGCCCGCCCCGATGTCGAGCTCGATGTCGAGCCCGATGTCGAGCCCGGCGCCGAGCGTGCCGGTTCCTTCGAGCCCGAACGTTCAGCTCTCGGCGACGATCGAGTCCTCGCCCGACACCTTGGCGCGCCCCTCCGATTTGCGGGCCGAGATCGTCCGCGTCCTGCGGGATTTCGTGTCGAGCTCGCCTCGCCCCGTGACGATGGCCTCGGCCTCGCAGGAGGTCATCCGGCGGCTCGGCAACGTGGTCGTCGACAGCCGCTGGGCCGGCACCGGCAGCTTCAAGGATCTGCTGCTGCACGCGAGTGATCCCGGCTTCGTCGTGCACACGGCGAGCCCGGGTCACCTCTTCGATCCCACGCGGCACGAGGCGCCGCCCGCCGAGAGCGAGGACTGGCCTCCGCCCTCGCGCGACGAGTTCTGGGGCGTGCTCCGGCGCGTGCACGAGATCACGGGCGTGCCCGTCCTCCGGCCGCCCGAGTTTGGCCTGCTCTTCCGGACGATCGCCGACATCCTCGGCAAGAGCGCGTTCCAGGTCACGGCGACCTCGAAATCGGTGCGGGACGCGCTGCTCGCAGAGGGCCACTCGGTGTCGCGCTCGGCCGTGACCTTCGTCCTGCGTGGCATCATGTACGGCGGTCTGCCGCTGCACGAGGCGCCGAAGCCCTGGGGCGCGCGCCTGCTCGCCGAGGCCTTCCAGCGCAACGTGCTCGCGATGTGCGAGGACGCCGAGCTCAACCTCTCGGCGGCCGAACGCGCGGCGATCGAGCGCTGGCTGATCGGCGGGATCGAAGAGGCGCCGCCCGCGGACGAGACCATCGTGAGCGGAACGACGCAAGAACTGAAAGTCTGA
- a CDS encoding carotenoid oxygenase family protein: protein MGLVEDLLLTLDKKRPRPRSVRPNPYLEGNFAPVGREGDFPSLSVLSGEVPRELRGTLYRMSPGPRFEPPNPDLYHWFDGDGMIDAFVIEDGRVSQKNRWVRTEKWRLEDRAGRALYGGLRDLARSTTIEGWLALGFSGQELVGLQAQAMLGKGPSPEQLERILRAVDRSNTSIQRMAGRLLTLVEGSAAHEIDPVTLETRGSFDFGGAIQAGKGGMVAHPKIEPGTETVYTFGYWGGRGGLSYHVLGKDGALRLSRDIEAPFPAMMHDFSVTETRAVFYHLPAVLRMDDLESPNTVRWQPSRGARIGVVLRDDPHAPVRWYEIPPCFVFHPMNAYDDGHAVVLDIVRYPRLPLFDPGGETMNPGIEEYPPGLLVRLRLDLDTGAITETVLDDAPCEFPVVDGRFAMRRHRYGWVAARLWPNCGRGIMNAIGRVDFQTGEVRYRNLGRSTYTNEPLFLPRAKDAPEGDGYLITTVYHADEGESDLLILDAMDLDAEPVAVVRARQRVPYGFHGTWIPGAG, encoded by the coding sequence ATGGGCCTCGTCGAAGACCTCCTCCTCACGCTCGACAAGAAGAGGCCGAGGCCGCGTTCGGTCCGGCCAAACCCCTACCTCGAAGGTAATTTCGCGCCCGTGGGCCGGGAGGGTGATTTCCCGTCGCTCTCGGTCCTCTCGGGCGAGGTCCCGCGCGAGCTTCGCGGCACGCTCTACCGGATGAGCCCCGGCCCCCGCTTCGAGCCGCCGAACCCGGATTTGTATCATTGGTTCGACGGCGACGGGATGATCGACGCGTTCGTGATCGAGGACGGGCGCGTCTCCCAGAAGAACCGCTGGGTCCGCACCGAGAAATGGCGCCTCGAGGACCGCGCCGGCCGCGCGCTTTACGGCGGCCTCCGCGACCTCGCCCGCTCCACGACGATCGAGGGCTGGCTCGCGCTTGGTTTTTCCGGACAAGAGCTCGTCGGTCTGCAGGCCCAGGCCATGCTCGGCAAGGGGCCGAGCCCGGAGCAGCTCGAGCGCATCCTGCGCGCCGTCGACCGCAGCAACACGAGCATCCAGCGGATGGCGGGGCGGCTGCTCACGCTCGTCGAGGGCTCGGCCGCGCACGAGATCGACCCGGTCACGCTGGAGACGAGGGGCTCCTTCGATTTCGGCGGCGCCATCCAGGCCGGCAAGGGCGGAATGGTCGCGCACCCCAAGATCGAGCCCGGCACGGAGACGGTCTACACGTTCGGCTACTGGGGCGGCCGCGGCGGGCTCTCGTATCACGTCCTCGGCAAGGACGGCGCCCTGCGTTTGTCGCGGGACATCGAGGCCCCGTTCCCCGCGATGATGCACGATTTCAGCGTGACCGAGACGCGCGCTGTGTTTTACCACCTCCCGGCCGTGCTCCGCATGGACGACCTCGAGAGCCCGAACACGGTCCGGTGGCAGCCCTCGCGGGGCGCGCGGATCGGCGTGGTTTTACGGGACGACCCCCACGCGCCCGTGCGCTGGTACGAGATCCCGCCCTGCTTCGTCTTCCACCCGATGAACGCGTACGACGACGGCCATGCGGTCGTGCTCGACATCGTGCGGTATCCGCGCCTGCCGCTCTTCGATCCGGGCGGGGAGACGATGAACCCGGGTATCGAAGAGTACCCGCCCGGCCTGCTCGTGCGGCTCCGGCTCGACCTCGACACCGGCGCGATCACCGAGACGGTCCTCGACGACGCGCCCTGCGAGTTCCCCGTCGTCGACGGGCGCTTCGCCATGCGCCGCCACCGCTACGGCTGGGTCGCGGCGAGGCTCTGGCCCAACTGCGGCCGCGGCATCATGAATGCGATCGGCCGCGTCGATTTCCAGACCGGCGAGGTCCGTTATCGAAACCTCGGCCGATCGACCTACACCAACGAGCCGCTCTTCCTCCCACGCGCAAAGGACGCGCCCGAGGGGGACGGATACCTGATCACCACGGTTTACCACGCCGACGAGGGCGAGAGCGACCTCTTGATCCTCGACGCCATGGACCTCGACGCCGAGCCCGTCGCCGTCGTCCGCGCGCGCCAGCGGGTCCCCTACGGCTTTCACGGCACGTGGATCCCCGGAGCGGGCTGA
- a CDS encoding PAS domain-containing protein: MATLDGAPASFSIHPDLLLSVLDDATALVDARGRVRLTNPRMDRLFASEEGARFLPFFERQGAFRLLPTSVLEGAALAAARGIEDVLAGARERLELDLGAPGSSILAIACAVDGGRGALVRVRLRTAEEEHRARCAEVVEAMQLGLYVYRLEDSQGDEAALRCVYGNPAAEELTQRPTAKFVGKLLDEVSSVPRQRGLIDRYVEVVHQGKTVDIDYTTKDAKTGTDIAWAIKAFPLSGQCVGSIFEDVTKQRETEQSLRSTSQFLDTILDNLPMFIFIKDARDLRYIHTNRYMEQAFNFSWVGKNDHEIFPKEQADVFIQQDREILAGRVIVDIPEEVVPIGGLGVRICHTRKIPLYDEAGQPLFLIGMSEDITDRRSAEDAKRRELVLLETQTKLMELVRQLSTPLLPLAKGVLVAPLVGQMDEARGQHFMEALLAGIQDHQAETVLIDITGVPSIDASVAEQLLRATRAAGLLGTETALVGVSPDVARTIVDLGVDFGSLVTYADLRAGMRAAEEARRRRLVAKPPQGNGRPSPRT; the protein is encoded by the coding sequence ATGGCAACCCTCGACGGCGCGCCGGCCTCGTTCTCCATCCACCCGGACCTCCTGCTCTCGGTCCTCGATGACGCGACCGCGCTCGTCGACGCTCGTGGCCGCGTTCGGCTCACCAACCCGCGCATGGACCGCCTCTTCGCCTCGGAGGAGGGCGCGCGTTTCCTCCCGTTCTTCGAGCGTCAGGGCGCCTTCCGGCTCCTGCCGACGAGCGTGCTCGAAGGGGCGGCGCTCGCGGCGGCGCGGGGGATCGAGGACGTGCTGGCGGGCGCGCGCGAGCGGCTCGAGCTCGACCTCGGGGCCCCGGGCAGCTCGATCCTGGCGATTGCGTGCGCCGTCGACGGCGGCCGGGGCGCGCTCGTGCGGGTGCGCTTGCGGACGGCCGAGGAGGAGCACCGGGCGCGCTGCGCCGAGGTGGTCGAGGCGATGCAGCTCGGGCTCTACGTCTATCGGCTCGAGGATTCGCAGGGCGACGAGGCCGCGCTGCGCTGCGTGTACGGCAACCCCGCCGCCGAAGAGCTCACGCAGCGGCCCACGGCGAAGTTCGTCGGAAAGCTGCTCGACGAGGTCTCGAGCGTTCCGCGGCAGAGAGGGCTCATCGATCGGTACGTCGAGGTGGTCCACCAGGGCAAGACGGTGGACATCGATTACACGACGAAGGACGCGAAGACCGGCACGGACATCGCCTGGGCGATCAAGGCCTTCCCGCTCTCGGGGCAATGCGTGGGCTCGATCTTCGAGGACGTCACGAAGCAAAGGGAGACCGAGCAATCGCTGCGGAGCACGTCACAGTTCCTGGATACGATCCTCGACAACCTCCCGATGTTCATCTTCATCAAGGACGCTCGGGACCTGCGCTACATCCACACGAATCGCTACATGGAGCAAGCCTTCAACTTTTCGTGGGTCGGCAAGAACGATCACGAAATCTTCCCGAAGGAGCAGGCCGACGTGTTCATCCAGCAGGACCGGGAGATCCTGGCGGGTCGGGTGATCGTCGACATCCCCGAAGAGGTTGTGCCGATCGGAGGCCTGGGCGTGCGGATCTGCCATACCCGCAAGATCCCGCTTTATGACGAGGCGGGGCAGCCGCTCTTCCTGATTGGAATGAGCGAGGACATCACGGATCGGAGATCGGCCGAGGACGCCAAGCGGCGCGAGCTCGTGCTCCTGGAGACGCAGACGAAGCTGATGGAGCTCGTCCGGCAGCTCTCGACGCCGCTCCTGCCGCTCGCGAAGGGCGTGCTCGTGGCGCCGCTCGTGGGGCAGATGGACGAGGCGCGAGGCCAGCATTTCATGGAGGCGCTGCTCGCGGGGATCCAGGATCACCAGGCGGAGACGGTGCTCATCGACATCACGGGCGTGCCCTCGATCGACGCGTCCGTGGCCGAGCAGCTCCTCCGGGCCACGCGCGCGGCGGGCCTGCTCGGCACGGAGACGGCGCTCGTCGGGGTCTCTCCGGACGTGGCGCGCACGATCGTGGACCTCGGGGTCGATTTCGGGAGCCTCGTGACGTACGCGGACCTGAGGGCGGGCATGCGGGCGGCCGAGGAGGCGAGGCGGCGAAGGCTCGTCGCGAAGCCACCCCAGGGAAATGGGCGCCCGAGCCCGCGGACGTGA